The DNA region agaatggctcgagatatccttacagttcaaatatcaaccgtgACTTCGGAGAGTGCACTTTGCcgaggaagacaacaaattggagaccatagacactcattatccggacttagcttgcaagtactagtttgcattcgcgattggattagatcagAGCGACGCAATCAAAACTTAGAAAGTTATGTACTtggaaaataactaaaatatactaagaatatacttataatataaatatacttaagttataaaataggaatttataaacttagaaaaaactaagaatatacttataatataaatatgcttaagttataaaataggaatttataaacttagaaaaaacttaagttataaataacttaagttataatacatataacttaaacatatataagtatatatactatacatatcactatatatatatagaagtatatatagtatacttataactttttatatacctaaaatatactgaGAACACAGATTATATAACTTGACGACTTAAAAATATCCTTCTTTCAAACATTAAGAATATGCCATCATTAAGGAGAGATATTCACTTATCCTATTCCCTTCGCTATTATTTTCCTCCACCGATGAGAAGTTCATACCATGTCACAACAGcaatctttcttcttctttcaatgGCAGATACAAGAACTGAACTTCAGCAATCATATCTATACATAAATAATCAGAGCCCTCCAACCTCAGTTTTTGTGCTCCATCCTCTCACTTTCGGCACCAGCATAAGGATCAATTGTTACGTTGACAACAGCAGGCTTCCTAGCAGAAAAAGATTCTGTAAGTGCAGATCTAAGTTCACCTGGTCCTTTTCCTCCGAAGGCTTCAATTAGAAGATGATATGATGCACCAGGAACAAAAGAGGTGGGTGCTGGATCTTCTTTGTCAGGCCCGTGATTTCTTCAGTGTAAATGGTCCCTAGCAAATGCATTAGAATAAACTGAGGATTTTAAGCATGTGTTGCAGTATAATATTGCATTGCAAAGAGTGTAATTAATGCTATAAAGTTTtaaacaaaaagtgaaaaagagacCACAGTATCTTAAGTAACAAGAAGGACTAACAAATCCTCACAATTGTAAGCGGTCACTGCCATACGCAACAAGGGACAAAAAGTTAAGCAAGTGACACTGCGGGCATTAACAATTAGATAGGAAAAATCATAACTCAACCTAGAACCTATCTAAAAGGGTAGCAGGAGATGGGTGCAAGTACTGATAGGATAGGTTATGGGCCGAACATtaagaaataggaaaaaaaaaaaaaggggaaagggaATAGGTTTCAGTCATTATAACCGGCATTAAGAAATAAGTCCGCCGCTGTCTCACCATCCTTTTGTACGATTGTCTTCCTCTTTTAGTTAACATAAAAAGTTGTACAGTTGCAGGGAGGTACGAGAAGGAAGACGTCTTGCCATCCACTATTTTCttttagttaatattttttttgactatttaaattatattagCTACTTTAATTAGGTGTATAAgctggaaaagaaaagaaaaaatattatttcgATTTGTGCTACGGGCCTAAAGAAAGTGAGGAATATATTTTTGGCCGTGTCAACAAAAAGTGTTTTAGTTTAAATTGGGAATGGTACATGTGTTCAATAGGAATGCTCGAGTTGAGTTCAAATATGTGAAATCTGCCTTGGGCGAGTTTAGGAGGTGGCGGATGACTTAAGCCAAATAGTTAAAACTCTAAGGATGACATACCTGTTTATTTTACATGTACTTCAGATATGAAGGACTATCAAGACATTGATACGGCTTCCAACTTTGATTTGAAAGAAATTTTCAAAACGATTTATATAAGTTAAACTGCACCATGAAAAGGCAAGAAGTAGTTTAGAATTCTTGAAACTTCATGCTTGCAAATTAAATAAATCAAGCGAAAGAGAATAGTAtgaaaaatgatataaaaatttTGAACTACATAAGtaaaaacaacaataatgaATTAACAAAAAGTAACGTAACTAATAACATGAATAGTGAGGAAAGAGAATTGTAACACGttaaatcaatactaaaatTAAGAATACCAAGCACTAAAAGAATTTCGCAAAAAATGATAAAGAGCATAACCAAATACCTTGTAAAATAATGACTTTATTGGCAATTCGATTTGAATTGAGAAATGAGAATACATTATCTGAGTGGGTTTGATTGCTTAAAAAGGAGTTGGTTAATGGGGGGATTTCTTGGTGGAGAATTGTGGGTCGCGTGTTGGCATCAGTTTAGGGGAAGTTCTATGTTAGCTTCTAtttttatttgacatttttaatttagaaacaCTTGGCATTCTAATATTGTTTTGCCTCTCTTATTATATATGGAAACAAGTTATtaaaatctatatattattattaaattgTATGTCAATTCCCAAAATACCCCCACGACCCCAAGCTGCTCTCAACGGCGCCTCTATATAAGTAGTAATAATAGTAAAGTGAAGTGAAAAATAGTACTAGAAATAAATAGCAAGAGACATTAATGAAACCCGacaataaaactttttaattattgcaccaaaccaaataaagtaTATACTTTGTACCCAAAAAAGTATATACTTTGTACAAAACATGATTCATACATTAATTAAACTTAGTGGCAGTAATacattttttgaattttctactTTGTAAATCATAGTCTAAAAGTAACTGTACTCTATAATTATTAcaagatgattaattaaattactGAATCGTTGTGCCAGGATGCGACTGTAATCGCGGCAACAAGTTGGACATGTGGGATTCCGAGCCAGCCAAGTTGAAATGCAACGTTGATGAAACATATGACCGCACGGCAGCATCAATATATACTCCTTTTGCTCGAACTCCGATAGGCAAATGTGACACATTGTGTCACTAACGCCTATATCTTTTATGGCAGAATATTGGACACGTCGAAACAAATTAAGTAACCTCTCGTGATTAGCTGTTTGAGATATTTGAGCTTCGTAATTTTGTATCATCTTATAAACTAACAATACAAAAATAACGGCTAAGATCATCAACGCAATAGATGGTGGATTTTTTAGGTTGAAAAAATATTCAACAGGTATTCTTGACGAAGAGACGGGTTCAACCAATAAAAAAACagcaaaaatcttttttttccccgattaaacaaaaagaaaaagaaggaagttAGTAAATCATCCTATTCGTGAGATTTTTGCACGgtgaaaataaaaggaagaagagaaattcataTTGTAACAGTACCATATTTTGTAGAGTAATTATGCCCATTTTCCAACGTAGACGGTAAGAATACACGCAGTTGCTGAGGTGTATTCCAAGCTCGAAtgtatgtcaatttttttagcttttttggCTGAAGGTGTATGTGTGTCTAGCAAGAGGTTTGTCGTGATATCGTTTTACAACAAGGTTGAGGGTATATATACTGGTTTCTTAATCTCTGTTTGATGAGTGGTGGTACAGGCGTGCACCCTATGAGCACTTTGTGTTTTTTACATTTAATATAttgttatttatattatttacgTTTACACTTTATTATTACCCAATTTATAACTGAACAAGAAGTTGGACGAACACTGCACTTAATAATGTACAAAGAGCACTTTGTGTTGTACTATAAAATTTGGTCTTATTTCATTGGTGAATGGTTTTCTTTGCCAATTCCCTTTACACCTGTATTACATTCAAGGGGAATTAGCAGTTTTGCTCCTAGTGTTATAACTTAATTATGATTTTAGTCCTTATATTAGTTTATCaagcacatttaaccttcaaCTAAAATAAATGTGTAATTCTAGTCCTTGAAGCTAACTGAAGTCCTTGAAGCCGATTGCAAGTCATTTTACATGCCttatgtatttttctttaaaaacaaaaacttagCCAACGGTCTTTAATGTGCCGTTAGTCCGTTCATATACGCTTGAAAAATCATGCGGCCTAcctatttttcatttattttttgcacATTATTTTGGTCGCTTGGCTTCACTTTTTTGCGTCATTTTGGTTCCATGCTCATTTCATACTTGCGCCTTTAATTGTGAAATTGTTCTATCAATACGCCTTTCAATTTATCACTAAAGACGAGCCTAAAATGTACCCTATGAAGCCGATGTAATCATGATAATAAGTGTACATGGAATGAAATTGGAACTGCTTGCTTCTGCCTATGTCCACACTTATCGACTACTAAGCGGGACAGATTGTTTactgaaaaaataagtaaattatGCCCATACTATGGAGTCAACCTTTAAACCAGATCCAAAGGCTCTGATTATACTTAATTGGAGATAATATAAATCAACGGGAGTTGCACCTGATTAGATTTGATTTTGTAGCTATATAACCTAAACGAGTTGTCAACAATCTGAACATAAGTCCTAAGCCCATGTGGCCctctattttttcttatttcttctttgAATTAGTCCCCTCTAATTATTCTCTTCTGATGATCTCCTTTCTGATATCCTCTTCTTAGCCTTTATTGCCTGCAAAATCACAATTACTATATGCGGAAAGacgttttttaaaaataaaattgataaaaatcaAAACCTAAGATCAACAAAATATGTGATTTTAAAAAAGAGTTTATTAATTGATGCGGGATGCACGTATGACGCACGTGCGGCGCACACACGCGTTTTGGATAAAATATATTTGAGACTTTTTTATAAAGTTTAGCTTTAGGCCACCAATTTGAGAGCCGCCCATGTCTGAGCTAATGGCTTGTATGCGAGTATGAAGGTGACGAAGCGTTAGCGTGAGACTGACAGAGTTTTGCTGACTTCTGATAGGAACATAATGACTTCAAGAGAAGTAAAGTCGGATACTCAACCATGTCAGagctttaaaaatcaagacaattgtaataaaaagaTCCTTAATTTCTATTATAACCAGATGATTCAATACAAAGTTTTTACTTTTAGATGTATAACAATTAGCTTAAAGACTTGACTAGTGTAAGTTAAAGTAGCTACTACAAATGGAAATGGCCCCATTCTAATTTCTAATCcaagaaatatgttataaaaAGGCATATTTCTGTATCACTGGGCTTCTTAAGATCTTCCTTCGTGTATCCTTTCTCTTGCCTTCTTTGCCTGCATAGTCCATtctcaaaaaaattcaataacTAGAATATATAATGAGAAAAGAGAaatatgccaaaaaaaaaaaaaaactaacctgTTTTTCCCAGTCTGCGGAACATGTTACAATAGATAGAATAATGGATTGTATAGTAGAACCAACCACTATTCCAATCCAAAGGCCCTTTGCTTTGAAATGTAGAACGAATCCTAACACCACTGCTAAGGGAATTGCAGTCAAATAAAATGCCCCTAGATTTATATATGCCCCAATATGCTGCCATCCACTTCCCCTTGCTATACCTGTTTTATTGTTAGAAAATTAATCTTAGTCCAACTACATTGCAATATTTTCTTAGAAAACTAATAAGGTTAAATTTAAATATAGTCAATGCACCTTTTTCACATTTAAGTAACTAAACTACGTGCGAATTAGCCAACAAATAGAACTGCAAAATATGTATGCTTGGAAACTAACCAGAGATGACTGCTTGTAAGCTGTCTGTGACAATGGACAAACATAGAAGAGGAGTCATTGAAGCAATATAATCCACCACTTGCTTTTCATTGCTAAATGATCTTCCCAGTATATGCCTGCTTCCCAACAGACTTGTGCTTAACGCTACTGCCTCTATTACTGCAAGAAACAATACTACTTGAACTGCCATTCGAGCCCTTCGAGGATTCCCAGCTCCCAATTCATTTGAAACACGAGtactttaaaattaaaataaaattaagacaACACACAAGAGAAATGAAGTAATAATATGGACATGGTAGATAGTTAATTCAGTCAAACCTTGCAGCAGCTCCAAAGCCATATGGTATAGTGAAGTGTAAAGTGGAAATTGTTAAGCTGAGTATGAAAAAAAGATATATCAGAAGTATTTCAACTGAAATTGACCAAAATTCAACCAATATGAATAAGTTGTGGATCAGAATATGATACCATATTGACAACACTGATGCCTCAAGTCTTGGATTTGGTAAAAGACCTGACAGCAAAGTAAGCACCTCAAGTGACCACCATTTTAGGCTACAATAAGAGTATTGACATATTAGAATATTTGAGGCATTCAGATAACAATAAGTAAATACTTCATCCAATTGATGACTTATTCAGGAAGATGAATATTTACCAAACCATAACAGCAGAAGGGACAGCCAAACGGAAGAATTCTTGGATACCAAGGAAGGCATCCATGGAGAAAGGCGCTCGAGTCTTCTCACAGGAGCTAGAAAATTTGAcataaaatgcaagaaataacACATACAACCAGGTGGATATACTGAAGGCTATAGCAGCTCCAATGTTTCCTAGCTCCAATTTGAATATGAAAGCCCAACTTATGGGCAAATGGAAGCATAAAACAGCCAAGGAAGATAGAAGCATAGGAAGAATCAAGCTCTGTGTCTGCAAGTATCTAACTAGTGGTTTAGATATTGCACCACCAAACAAAGCAGGGATTACCCATAATGAATACTTGTGCGCTTCAATTGAGATTTCATGATCTTGTCCAGTCAATATAAGCAACTTGTCCATGAAGAACCATAACACACAGATTGGTATGCATACAAGAAACAGAGAGATTATAGCAGTGTAAGTATATGAACTCAGTTTGTGGTATTGCTGAGCTCCATAAGCTTGTCCACATAGTGTCTCCAACCCACCAACTAGCCCTGACTATatatcatacaaaaaaaaatatatataagatcaCACTCAGCCTAAATCAACtaactttaaattttgaatttgcctctaaactaaaatgtagaGAGGACTTACAAGTAGGCTGAAACCGGTGACATTAGTCAGAGAAGTAGCGATGGCAACACTAGACAGGGCTAGTTGTCCAAGATGTCCAACCATCATGATTGATACAACTTGCAAAAGGTACTGAAACACTGTGACTGCCACCATTGGAGCAATAATGCGACTCGTCTTCTTCAGTTCTTGAGATAAAGCTTCCCAACTTATCTGCCATCTCTTTTCTATTTTCCAGCTTTGTGGCAACTCCTCTTCCATGATAGTTCTACTTGTTGCCACTTCAACAGACGAAGACCCTTATAATATATTGATATTAACAATTAGAACTTCTATAAATGTTGTTTCTAACAATTAGAACTTTTATATATTGATATTCTAAGATTGCTGTAGTCAGAGAAAGATATGCTTGCTTTGTCATTTACATGTTGTAAATGTTCTCTCCCTTCATCTTTTTAGCCATTATTAAATACAATTTTAGTTGTTGTAGCAGTATCCCATTTGTCTTTTGTTTGATCTGGACTATTTGAAGGCTCCCAATTGACTACTAGTATGGCCTCCCAATTAACTCGTATAATACATACATATTGTTGATTTTACCATTAAATTATATAAGGATATTAACTAAACTTCGGTAGTTTTAACTTTTAAGAATGACAGTTACCATATTCTGTACGATTTCCGTACATTGCTACCAATAATATGTTCTTTCCAAGGGGTTTTTATATGTCCTAGTTGGCTTATTGCACCAATTTTGcgttaaaatctatttaaataattaaaaaaaaaacaacagaCCCCAAAATTGGATCTGGCATTCTCTTGCTTTTGAGAAGATTTTTATATAATCCAACTTGTATGTCGTAGAGATgggttttttcaatttttttttaattatttaaatagattttaaaatagagtttttgttaaaaaaaagattaaaaattttaaaaaaagagcaAGCGGGGAGGGAGGCGGCAGAGCGGCAGTGGCGGCggtgaagtgggctatcggagaggtggacaagtttttgttaaaattaatttttaatgtaaaagttttaaaaaagaaagcggTGGCGGCGGCGGAGGAACtatcaacaattttttttaaattatttaaatgatgtttttgtaattttttttaaccaaagaaggtgggctatcggagaggatgggttgggtttttcaattttttttaattatttaaatagattttaaaatagagtttttgttaaaattaatgtgtggcttattttaaaaaaaaaaaagcagtaaCATGACATGGCCCATGTCCtttggtttaaaaaaagaaccaaagaaCCAAACATGTTGATTTCTGCTTCGTCTATCAAGTTTGGTTTTAATTTGCCTACTGCATACATTGCTACCTAATAATAGTCCTTTCCATTTTTGGCTTATTGCACCAATTTTGCGTTCAAACAACAGACCCCAAAATTGGATCTGGCATTCTCTTGCTGAGAAGATTATATAATCCAAGTTGTAtgtcaaaaaaagaaaggtgggGGGTGGTGGACAAGAGTCAGGAACCAAAATGATGTGTATTTTTTTAACCAAAGAACCAAAGTAATGTGtaaaaaaagaaccaaagaaCGAAACATGTTGATTTCTGCTTCGTCTATCAAGTTAGGATTTGCCTACTGCAAGTCATTTTTCATGCgttatgtatttttcttttgcaaaaaatcttgaaaaatcaTGCGGCCtacctattttttatttattttttgcacaTTATTTTGGTCACTTGGCTTCCTTTTTTTGCATCATTTTGGTTCCAGGCTCATTTCATACTTGCACCCTTTAATTGTGATATTATTCTAACAATGCGCCTTtcaatttatcatttttttagaAGGAACCTAAAATGTAACATATGAAGCCATGTAATGATGATAATAAGTGTACAAGGAATGAAATTGAAACTACTTGCGTCTGCCTATGTCTAATTACAACTCTATATGTCAAACCTCATAAATCCAGATTCGATTGGAATAAACTGAATACGCGCAGGACTAAAGCAGAATTTGGATACTAATTAAGaaccaaaaatgaaattaatttgtgtataaattatgaacttattaaatattttcaagaaacatagaCTTCGTTGTTTCATAAACTGTGTCCATAGTCCATACTTATCGACTACTAAGCGGGACAGAGATTACTTActgagcaaataaataaattttgccCATACGTCAACCTTTAAAACAGATCCAAAGGCTCTGATTATATCCCTTTCGCAGATGCACCCTCATACATTAATTATCTTCTTAATTGGAGATAATATAAATCAACGGGATTTGCACCAGATCAGATTTGATTTTATAGCCAATAGCAATAAATATAACCTAAACGTGTACACAACCAAGTTAACATAAATTATAAGCAAACGTGAtcctctatttttcttcatgTCTTCTTTGAATTAGTCCCCTCTATTCGTTCTCTTCTGATGATCTCCTTTCTGATATCCTCTTCTTAGCCTTTATTGCCTGCAAAATCCATCAAAAATATAGGTGAAGCAAGAGATGATAGTTAAAAAAGACTTAAGGATCAAAATGAAAATTAGgagaaacaaataaaagtggACCTGTTTTTGCCAATCAGTGAAACCTAGTATGAGGGAAAGACTAGTTGCTTGTACAGCAGAACCAACCAACAGTCCAATCCAAAGCCCCTTTGCTTTCAGATTTACAAGAAAACACAGTACAGCAGCAACTGGGATTCCAACTAGATAGAATGCTCCTAGATTCACATATGCGCCAATAATCTGCCACCCACTTCCCCTAGCTATGCCTGTTTATTTCCAACATAACCCAAAAATCACACTACATAAAATACTATTTCTTCAAATTCAACTTCATGTACTCTTTATTCAAACTTCAACatagcttgtttggccaagcttttaaaatcaacttattttgaaaaatgtttttttttttcttccaaaagtGAATTTCAAAAAGGTACTTTTGGTGAGaatcaatttgaaaagcactttgcAATTaatgtttgaccaagcttttaaaaagtgttattaagtgtttttttttctcaacaatgattttcaaaaaattacctTTGAGAAGGAGCTacttttttcctaaaattttggtcaaacacctcaactttgaaaaaaaaaaatcacttttgacCTTagagaagcttggccaaacaggctataaataTTGTCTAAATGCCTACTTAACGATCATAGAAAGATATGATAAGTAGTTAGAAGACTTGCCACAAATGACTGCTTGTAAGCTATCTGTGATGATTGTTAGACACAGAAAAGGGGTAATTGCAGCAACATAATCCACCACTTGTTGATCATTGCTATAGGCTTTACCCAAGACTCCGCGGCATAAGAAGGTGACTGTGCTCGCCACAACTGTCTCCGCAACTGCAAGAAACATCGCAACTCTAACTGCCACTAGAGCCTTCTGAGGATTACCAGATCCCAATTCATTCGACACCCTCGTGCTGTACTTGAGCCAGAAATTGTAGTCTTAAAGACATAGCAAGGATGCATATTCTTGTGATGTTTTTGAAGTTTTAAGAAACGCATGAATATTGAACTAACCTCGCACCAGTTCCCAATCCAAATGGTATAGCAAAATGTAATGCAGAAATTGTTAAGCTGATCAGCGAAAATATGAGGATCAGTACTATATATACAAGCGATGAATTGAGCATAAAATAGGTTTATCATGACTGGTGCATACATACCATATTGATAGTACTGATGTTTCAAGTTTTGGATTTGGTAAAAGGCCAGATAGCAGAATAAGTATCTCAAGTGACCACCATTTAAGGCTATGACGATTTCCATTGCAGAAAAAcagatcaagaaaaattaatcaaaaatgtAGTAAGACTACTTAAGATTGTTTAATAGCAAAAGCCGTACTTCTTACCAAACCATTAAAGCAGATGGAGTTGCATAACGAAAGAATTGTCCGATAGCAAGGAAGGCATCTTTATTCAAAGGAGGTCGAGTCCTCTCACAAGAACTCGATCGACTGATGTAAAACACAAGTAATGCTACAAAAGTCCAGATTGAAAAACTAAAGGCTATAGCTGCACCTGATTTTCCTTGTCCCAACTGAAATATGAAAAGCCAGCACAGAGATATGTGGAGACATAAAACCAGAAAGGCGCTAAGGAACATCGGAAGAATCAAACTTTGAATCTGCAAATATCTGAATAGGGGCCTAAGAATTGC from Lycium ferocissimum isolate CSIRO_LF1 chromosome 2, AGI_CSIRO_Lferr_CH_V1, whole genome shotgun sequence includes:
- the LOC132048295 gene encoding protein DETOXIFICATION 14-like, which codes for MEEELPQSWKIEKRWQISWEALSQELKKTSRIIAPMVAVTVFQYLLQVVSIMMVGHLGQLALSSVAIATSLTNVTGFSLLSGLVGGLETLCGQAYGAQQYHKLSSYTYTAIISLFLVCIPICVLWFFMDKLLILTGQDHEISIEAHKYSLWVIPALFGGAISKPLVRYLQTQSLILPMLLSSLAVLCFHLPISWAFIFKLELGNIGAAIAFSISTWLYVLFLAFYVKFSSSCEKTRAPFSMDAFLGIQEFFRLAVPSAVMVCLKWWSLEVLTLLSGLLPNPRLEASVLSICLTISTLHFTIPYGFGAAASTRVSNELGAGNPRRARMAVQVVLFLAVIEAVALSTSLLGSRHILGRSFSNEKQVVDYIASMTPLLCLSIVTDSLQAVISGIARGSGWQHIGAYINLGAFYLTAIPLAVVLGFVLHFKAKGLWIGIVVGSTIQSIILSIVTCSADWEKQAKKARERIHEGRS
- the LOC132046677 gene encoding protein DETOXIFICATION 14-like, translating into MEEQLLENGENRRFITTGTGEWDTYYKELKKLTYIAAPMVAVSVLQYLLQVVSLMMVGHLDQISLSSVAIANSITNVSGFSLLSGLVGGLETLCGQAYGANQWQKVGIYTYSGVISLLLVCIPISILWFFMDKLLILMGQDPVISVEASKYSIWLIPALFGGAILRPLFRYLQIQSLILPMFLSAFLVLCLHISLCWLFIFQLGQGKSGAAIAFSFSIWTFVALLVFYISRSSSCERTRPPLNKDAFLAIGQFFRYATPSALMVCLKWWSLEILILLSGLLPNPKLETSVLSICLTISALHFAIPFGLGTGASTRVSNELGSGNPQKALVAVRVAMFLAVAETVVASTVTFLCRGVLGKAYSNDQQVVDYVAAITPFLCLTIITDSLQAVICGIARGSGWQIIGAYVNLGAFYLVGIPVAAVLCFLVNLKAKGLWIGLLVGSAVQATSLSLILGFTDWQKQAIKAKKRISERRSSEENE